The genomic DNA AAAAATTTAATTGAAACATTAGTAAGACAAATAATAGAAGAAAAAATAAGTGGAACTAAAGACACAGTAGATTTTGTTAGAAATAAAGACATTAGTGGAATAACTTCTATAAAGTTACCAACTGTAAAAGTTAGTGAATCTGATAGATTAGATACAGGGAATCCAAGTGATGTAGTTTACACAAAAGATTTATTTACATTAGAGGAAAGCCCAAGATTAGGTTGTGGTATGATGGAAATGAAAGAAACAACTTTTGATTGGACTCTAAACTATGATGAAATAGATTATGTAATAGAT from Clostridioides difficile ATCC 9689 = DSM 1296 includes the following:
- a CDS encoding cupin domain-containing protein, producing MDISNIDKNLIETLVRQIIEEKISGTKDTVDFVRNKDISGITSIKLPTVKVSESDRLDTGNPSDVVYTKDLFTLEESPRLGCGMMEMKETTFDWTLNYDEIDYVIDGTLDIIIDGRKVSASSGELIFIPKGSKIQFSVPDYARFIYVTYPADWASQN